From Brassica rapa cultivar Chiifu-401-42 chromosome A06, CAAS_Brap_v3.01, whole genome shotgun sequence:
NNNNNNNNNNNNNNNNNNNNNNNNNNNNNNNNNNNNNNNNNNNNNNNNNNNNNNNNNNNNNNNNNNNNNNNNNNNNNNNNNNNNNNNNNNNNNNNNNNNNNNNNNNNNNNNNNNNNNNNNNNNNNNNNNNNNNNNNNNNNNNNNNNNNNNNNNNNNNNNNNNNNNNNNNNNNNNNNNNNNNNNNNNNNNNNNNNNNNNNNNNNNNNNNNNNNNNNNNNNNNNNNNNNNNNNNNNNNNNNNNNNNNNNNNNNNNNNNNNNNNNNNNNNNNNNNNNNNNNNNNNNNNNNNNNNNNNNNNNNNNNNNNNNNNNNNNNNNNNNNNNNNNNNNNNNNNNNNNNNNNNNNNNNNNNNNNNNNNNNNNNNNNNNNNNNNNNNNNNNNNNNNNNNNNNNNNNNNNNNNNNNNNNNNNNNNNNNNNNNNNNNNNNNNNNNNNNNNNNNNNNNNNNNNNNNNNNNNNNNNNNNNNNNNNNNNNNNNNNNNNNNNNNNNNNNNNNNNNNNNNNNNNNNNNNNNNNNNNNNNNNNNNNNNNNNNNNNNNNNNNNNNNNNNNNNNNNNNNNNNNNNNNNNNNNNNNNNNNNNNNNNNNNNNNNNNNNNNNNNNNNNNNNNNNNNNNNNNNNNNNNNNNNNNNNNNNNNNNNNNNNNNNNNNNNNNNNNNNNNNNNNNNNNNNNNNNNNNNNNNNNNNNNNNNNNNNNNNNNNNNNNNNNNNNNNNNNNNNNNNNNNNNNNNNNNNNNNNNNNNNNNNNNNNNNNNNNNNNNNNNNNNNNNNNNNNNNNNNNNNNNNNNNNNNNNNNNNNNNNNNNNNNNNNNNNNNNNNNNNNNNNNNNNNNNNNNNNNNNNNNNNNNNNNNNNNNNNNNNNNNNNNNNNNNNNNNNNNNNNNNNNNNNNNNNNNNNNNNNNNNNNNNNNNNNNNNNNNNNNNNNNNNNNNNNNNNNNNNNNNNNNNNNNNNNNNNNNNNNNNNNNNNNNNNNNNNNNNNNNNNNNNNNNNNNNNNNNNNNNNNNNNNNNNNNNNNNNNNNNNNNNNNNNNNNNNNNNNNNNNNNNNNNNNNNNNNNNNNNNNNNNNNNNNNNNNNNNNNNNNNNNNNNNNNNNNNNNNNNNNNNNNNNNNNNNNNNNNNNNNNNNNNNNNNNNNNNNNNNNNNNNNNNNNNNNNNNNNNNNNNNNNNNNNNNNNNNNNNNNNNNNNNNNNNNNNNNNNNNNNNNNNNNNNNNNNNNNNNNNNNNNNNNNNNNNNNNNNNNNNNNNNNNNNNNNNNNNNNNNNNNNNNNNNNNNNNNNNNNNNNNNNNNNNNNNNNNNNNNNNNNNNNNNNNNNNNNNNNNNNNNNNNNNNNNNNNNNNNNNNNNNNNNNNNNNNNNNNNNNNNNNNNNNNNNNNNNNNNNNNNNNNNNNNNNNNNNNNNNNNNNNNNNNNNNNNNNNNNNNNNNNNNNNNNNNNNNNNNNNNNNNNNNNNNNNNNNNNNNNNNNNNNNNNNNNNNNNNNNNNNNNNNNNNNNNNNNNNNNNNNNNNNNNNNNNNNNNNNNNNNNNNNNNNNNNNNNNNNNNNNNNNNNNNNNNNNNNNNNNNNNNNNNNNNNNNNNNNNNNNNNNNNNNNNNNNNNNNNNNNNNNNNNNNNNNNNNNNNNNNNNNNNNNNNNNNNNNNNNNNNNNNNNNNNNNNNNNNNNNNNNNNNNNNNNNNNNNNNNNNNNNNNNNNNNNNNNNNNNNNNNNNNNNNNNNNNNNNNNNNNNNNNNNNNNNNNNNNNNNNNNNNNNNNNNNNNNNNNNNNNNNNNNNNNNNNNNNNNNNNNNNNNNNNNNNNNNNNNNNNNNNNNNNNNNNNNNNNNNNNNNNNNNNNNNNNNNNNNNNNNNNNNNNNNNNNNNNNNNNNNNNNNNNNNNNNNNNNNNNNNNNNNNNNNNNNNNNNNNNNNNNNNNNNNNNNNNNNNNNNNNNNNNNNNNNNNNNNNNNNNNNNNNNNNNNNNNNNNNNNNNNNNNNNNNNNNNNNNNNNNNNNNNNNNNNNNNNNNNNNNNNNNNNNNNNNNNNNNNNNNNNNNNNNNNNNNNNNNNNNNtacaacaaatgtattttgatatatattatatgcatcaagttatcaAATTTGGCAACTTgccaaaactgtttggagcaaagttgtacttcacgatcttcatcttgacgtcagttcagtgtcggccctggccacaccagaagaagcatgggcttccagctgacacgataataagtattttcgtggtcacatatttataaaaagtgactttagcctagtggttctaagagaaattaccagtgctagaggtgTTGGGTTCAATTACTCTTAactgcattcatttattttggtcctaaatataaaatgggacacgcgaacatttatatatatagatcctTTGGAGGTGCTTTAACTTCTAACTGGTCGGACCTAGCAgtcaataattaattaattacccATCAATACTAACTTGTAAACCAAGAAACAGGTCACACTAAGCATTCCGAACTTGTGTAATCTGGAAATGTTATTAAAAGACTCGCTTCCTCGATGATGCAGACTTCTTGAAGACGACCCTCCTGGTGTTGTTCGTGGGAACTTTGGCATGGGCTTATCAGTCAATCCAACCACCACCGCCAAAAACCGTCGGCTCTCCAGACGGAGCCGCAGTGACAGCACCGAGGATCACACTGAGAGACGGAAGACATTTGGCTTACAAGGAGCACGGAGTTCATAGAGACGAAGCCAAGTTCAAAATCATATACATCCACGGCTTCGATTCTAGTATGCTCGACTCGCCTTTCCCCTTTTTCTTATCGCCCGTAAGTTCTCCCGCAAAAATCTCACAAGCTTGTCAAAACTACTTGTCTCTTTGGTGAAGTCAAGAGTTAATATCTTTGTGCATCATACTTTAGGCTCTTGTGGAGGAGTTGAGGATATACACTGTGTCATTCGACCGTCCTGGTTATGGAGAGAGTGATCCTGACCCAAACCGATCACCGAGAAGCATAGCATTGGATGTAGAAGAGCTGGCTGATGGGTTAGGACTAGGACCTAACTTCTATGTCTTTGGTCTCTCCATGGGTGGTGAAATCACTTGGGCATGTCTTAAGTACATTCCTCACAGGTACTTGGTTCTTCTGAGGTACGGTTTATGACATGTGTTTGAATTGATGCTCTGAGTTTATGGACTTTGTAAACAGGTTAGCAGGAGCAGCGCTTGTAGCACCAGCGATTAACTACTGGTGGAGAAACTTGCCAGGAGACATAACAAGAGAAGCTTTCTCTCTTATGTATCCTGCAGATCAGTGGTCACTTCGCGTAGCTCACTATGCTCCTTGGCTTACATACTGGTGGAACACTCAGAAATGGTTCCCAATCTCCAATGTGATCGCTGGCAACCCCATCATTTTCTCCCGTCAGGACATGGAGGTCTTGTCTAAGCTCGGATTCGTCAGTCCAAATCGGGTACAAAGCACATCCATAGTTGTTTAGTTTCACAAAGCTTTGTGTGGTTTTGCTAAAAgattctatatttttttgtttcagggaTACACAAGACAACAAGGTGAATACGAAAGCCTACACCGAGATTTGAATGTTGGATTTTCAAGCTGGGAgttcgatcctttagaccttaaAGATCCGTTCCCGAACAAAAATGGCTCGGTTCATCTATGGCATGGTGATGAGGACAGGTTTGTGCCAGTGAAGCTTCAGAGTTATATAGCATCAAAGCTTCCATGGATTCGTTACCATGTAATCTCAGGATCAGGACATTTGTTACCTCTTGTGGAAGGTATGACTGATAAGATCATCAAGTCACTTTTGGTTGGGGAGTAAGAGGTGAGTAAGTGAGAGTAGAGAAGCTTTTGCTTGAGACAGATAGTTTCTGCTTGCAATGGCTACAAGTACAAACTAATTATGATCAACTATTAAATAAGTGAGACTAGAGAGGATGCTAGTTTGAGTCAATGTGGTTTATATTTTCCAAGGATGATTAAATTGCTTGTACGATTATCATCATGAATCGACCTTGAACTAATTGCTTAATCTCTcagtttgatttatttttattgtaaacaACTGAAAGTTTCATTTTGCACACTATCTCGAGGGACAAGAGTACactaagaaaataacaaaactgtgattagacaaaacaaaaatgtaattgTTGGTGTGTAAGAAAATATGAAGAAAAGATTAAACCATATTAGGACGCTGAGGAAGGAGAAGATTGTAAAACTTATTGTGCAAGAAAAAGCTCTTCCCTTTGTTATCAATTGCTTTTTTCCACCCACACCATCCACCATTCACTATCTTCTTGTGATCTTCACCACCTGTATAATGCGGATCCAAGATCAAGAACGCACAATCTCCGCTTCCTTCATCGTAATCCACTCCCAAAAGCGTGTATGCAAGAACACCACCTCCTGAAACAATCAATTCCCATTACAATACAGTTTGTGATGTGGGTTGAGTTCATCAGTCTAGATGTCCTCACATTCCTCTTATAGGTTTTAGCTCACATTAACGACTAGTGGAAAGATCCTTTATATGTATGGTTTTAAGTGTCACTTATGCTTTTGAAATACATACTATCTTGGAGGCTATTCACatcaatgtttttgttttattctaAAGGATTAGCTTGTGTAAGGTTAAAGTATTCAGAGTGATTTGGCTTGACTTACCGATCATTATTGGAGTTCCTTGGGTCTCAAAGTGCAGAGCTAACTCACGGCATTTCTCTGGGAGCTCGGATCCAGATCTGAAGTTCATGATTTTGCAACTTACCTGCATAGAGAAAAAAAGACCCAACAGTTTCTTTATGTCAATACTCAATAGTAGATGTTGAAATAGATTCCTtcttagcatatatatatatgttgaaagACAAAGGACGTTTAGAGTAGAAGACTAACACCAAGAAGTTTGTCCAACACGAAACTCAGCTCTATGGCACCAATCCACTCGCGAGATCCTACAAATGAAGGATCCTTATCACCTATCTCCACGAGTGTCTGCTGTATTTCCCTGAACATCCAAGAATGGTACTTAGAAGATCAAGTTATGAAGAGGAGTTATGAGTTCTTATTcaggaaaaaaaatttaactgtTTCTTGCCTATGTGAAGGTACAGAGATTGATGTATAGTGTTGAAGTCTGAACCATGAGATGATAGTTTGCAATGATCGGTAAGCACAACCCCATCCCTAAACAACAATATAGAATTAATATTAGAAGCACAACAAGATATTGTATCAGTATCAGGTTATTCTATTGACACCATGGAAGAATGAGAAAATGATATACCGAGTCATCAAAGCTATCCTGAAGATAATGATAATACTCATAAGAGCCTTGGATAACAGATGCCACACCCTCCGATACTGCATTAAACGTTGCAAATTGAATATAATGAATAAATAGAGCAAAGAAATAAGAAAGACAAAGGCATAGATTAATAATACTAACCACCGCTGCTAGGGATTCCGATATGCACATCTTTGAGCTGGATGGAGCCTGACAATGCCCACGTTGATTAACAATTAGAGCCTGTGGAAAAATATTGAGATAAATAAGAAACTAGGCAGAGCTATCTACCTCTTTTCTTTGTGTTACTCCTTGAGTCATCATTGACAGACAGATCCAATGCATTAGCAGTTCTCAGAAGGGGACGGTCAAGTGGCAGACCAAGCCTCATGTGCAGAGATTTCCTAACATCGACTGCAAATAAAGTCAACGGCAAGAGCCATATGTAAATTAAACATCATAATATCACCCACAGTAAATTTTGAGAGTTCAAAAACATGGCAGAGTGCTAAATTGATGATTCTGAAGCTTTCCGATAGATACATTCAGTTctactaagaaaaaaaaagaggattaTGTATCATTTCAACTTTAGCATGACTCTATCTATCATAACTCTCTTTTGAACGTAATAACAATAGTTACCTTGCTTCATTTCAGTCTCTCCATAGTTAAGCTCGTATATAGTTGTTATTGGATGTAACACTCCAGGTGGATTGAAGTGATAAATACGCAACTGTAAGAACAAACCGATTACATATAATTCAACGAGTGGTGATTGAAAAGATAACTAAAAACATGTCGTCTCAACATGGGGAATACTGAAAGGGATATAAAAGAAACGATATCCTACCTGAGGATGTTCCATCAAGAGGTGTGGTAAGATAATCTTTTTCAGGGAGTATAGCTGATCAACCAGAGCAGGGATAACTAAGTTAGAGACTGCGTGCATGAGTGGTAGTTCCTTGGGTGCATAAGTGAGTACATCAAGATTCAAATCAACAACAATGACCCTTGCTTCTTCCATAGCTGTGAGAAAAGCAACAACTTAAGAAATGAGAACAGGGAACAAGCATATTTGAGTTTAAATCATTTACATTCCAAGTGATTACCTGGAAAATATTCTGCAACAGGGGCACCAGAGGTTGGagatttttcagatctattAAGCATAAGAGATATTTGGATCTTATCTGCATTCTATGAAGAAGAAATTTCAGTAGAGACAAGAACAGCAATACCAAGTATATGTATTACTAACCTCTGCTGAATTTACTAGTGCAGCAGGTTTGCTGTTCAGACACAAATGTGAACATGATATAATGTCAGATACTTGGTCTTCGGCAGCAGGCAGACGGTTAATGTTTGACGCATCAgcaccaaaaccaaaatctttACCGCGGAGGACGACTGGCTTTGGAACATCTCCAGAAGCTTTCTTTAAGGTCTCGGCTATGTACACAACATTTGGTTCTTTAAACTGAGTAATAACTGCATCAACAGCTTCTGAAAACATCTTCTTCGATTCTGGTGGAAACATACATGACATCACTAaacttgagaaaaaaaaaagaatataaatagAGCCAAAAGAAAGTAAAGAGACTGAGATTATACCAGAGGGAGAGCTTGCGGGAAAATAGAAAGGCAACTTGATGGGAAGCTCACAGTGAAGTAAGCAACCATTCTCCCATAGATACTTTCCAGACTTATCTTCCTCATACACAATGGAGGCAACAGGCTCTAGCTTTGCTAACTTCTCGGTTTTAGAGATGAAGAAGTGAATGGCACCGGTTCCTGCATCCACACTAGCTCCAACTATCTTCTCGTCATCTAACTCTCCACCTTCAGATATACTCTTACGCAGTCTACGAGCTGCCCTGACCGCCTCAAGCGCGCTTTTCTCAGCGTCGGAGTCCCCAACTATCAGACCTCCAATGACCTCAAAACCTTTCGGTAACAACTTCCGCAGATCATCTGCTTGTTTATAGTCATTCAACAAAGATTACTAATACATACAAGAACAGTGAACACAAGAGAACTCACATTAAACTCAAGAACACTAGAACTGATCTAAGAGAACGATGATCCATTAGAAAGTATTGATCTTTCGATATCAAAAACAAGAATCATGCAATTGAGTTCGATTCTAGATAAGCTAATGGCAAGACCCGTGTGGAAGACGGCTTCTACTTACCAGATTCTTGATCGAGATCAGGAGACTGATGGATGCATCGGAAGGTGGAGACGACGGTGAAAGGCGGGAAGAATGGGGAACCAATGAGCCATTGGAGAGCTCCTGGTTGGTTCCCAG
This genomic window contains:
- the LOC103873152 gene encoding probable Ufm1-specific protease encodes the protein MAPPSCETATVRVLCPKLLLSSGNQPGALQWLIGSPFFPPFTVVSTFRCIHQSPDLDQESDDLRKLLPKGFEVIGGLIVGDSDAEKSALEAVRAARRLRKSISEGGELDDEKIVGASVDAGTGAIHFFISKTEKLAKLEPVASIVYEEDKSGKYLWENGCLLHCELPIKLPFYFPASSPSESKKMFSEAVDAVITQFKEPNVVYIAETLKKASGDVPKPVVLRGKDFGFGADASNINRLPAAEDQVSDIISCSHLCLNSKPAALVNSAENADKIQISLMLNRSEKSPTSGAPVAEYFPAMEEARVIVVDLNLDVLTYAPKELPLMHAVSNLVIPALVDQLYSLKKIILPHLLMEHPQLRIYHFNPPGVLHPITTIYELNYGETEMKQVDVRKSLHMRLGLPLDRPLLRTANALDLSVNDDSRSNTKKRGSIQLKDVHIGIPSSGVSEGVASVIQGSYEYYHYLQDSFDDSGWGCAYRSLQTIISWFRLQHYTSISVPSHREIQQTLVEIGDKDPSFVGSREWIGAIELSFVLDKLLGVSCKIMNFRSGSELPEKCRELALHFETQGTPIMIGGGVLAYTLLGVDYDEGSGDCAFLILDPHYTGGEDHKKIVNGGWCGWKKAIDNKGKSFFLHNKFYNLLLPQRPNMV
- the LOC103873151 gene encoding uncharacterized protein LOC103873151; the protein is MLDSPFPFFLSPALVEELRIYTVSFDRPGYGESDPDPNRSPRSIALDVEELADGLGLGPNFYVFGLSMGGEITWACLKYIPHRLAGAALVAPAINYWWRNLPGDITREAFSLMYPADQWSLRVAHYAPWLTYWWNTQKWFPISNVIAGNPIIFSRQDMEVLSKLGFVSPNRGYTRQQGEYESLHRDLNVGFSSWEFDPLDLKDPFPNKNGSVHLWHGDEDRFVPVKLQSYIASKLPWIRYHVISGSGHLLPLVEGMTDKIIKSLLVGE